The Aneurinibacillus migulanus genome contains the following window.
CAATATGGTTGCCAAAGATCAGCAATAAACGATACTCTAAAGCGGTTAACGGAATTTCAGCGCTGTTTTTATACACTTTTCCTTCCAGCGTGTTTACGCGGATATTGTCGATGTCAATGATGGTTTTGGTTTGGGACGGCTTCTGGTATCTTCGCAAGACGGACTTGATCCGCGAAAGAAGTTCGCGAATTCGAAAAGGTTTTGTAATATAATCGTCGGCTCCCATGTCAAGCCCCATCACAACATTGACCTCATCGTCGATCACTGTTAAGAAGATGACCGGAATATCTCTTCGCTCTTTCACCATTTTGCACAATTCATAGCCGCTTCCATCCGGAAGCGATAAATCAAACAAGCATAAAGCGAATTGATCAAGGTCTTCGGAGAGCAC
Protein-coding sequences here:
- a CDS encoding response regulator transcription factor; the protein is MKILLVEDDKTIASGLEYSLQQDCFSTVLCHDVASARKVLSEDLDQFALCLFDLSLPDGSGYELCKMVKERRDIPVIFLTVIDDEVNVVMGLDMGADDYITKPFRIRELLSRIKSVLRRYQKPSQTKTIIDIDNIRVNTLEGKVYKNSAEIPLTALEYRLLLIFGNHIGQVLPRNQLLEQIWDVAGDFVNDNTLTVYIKRLREKLEDDPGHPTMIKTVRGLGYKVGD